Below is a genomic region from Salvelinus fontinalis isolate EN_2023a chromosome 2, ASM2944872v1, whole genome shotgun sequence.
TGACAacagatcagctcctagagagacATTACCACCTACGGCTGAAAATATTGAGGCGCCTTATTCTAAGGCTTATCCAATAAAAGTGCACTAAATCACagatttggcacatcattgcgCAAATGTTAGGCATCAAATATATTGACAAATTACTGACAGTAGTCTACAAGTGGCAATATAACTCCATTGATTGAAcattaaatgtatttcaatatgattgaaataggcTTATAAACTACTGTTaatattttaatgcagtcatctggGCTTTTATTTGAAGCATACTTTCATATGTCGCTTGTTTGTGTCAATTACAAAGACATTTgtaactttgtatttgtagtcaactttgttctgaaaTGATCAGCGATCAAAGAGAGACGGATTAACCATGTGAATCTATTTTTAGCAGAGATCTTCTCTGTATAAAATGATGCTGGAGGGGGAGAAGCATCTAAAGACTcagctgttctacgagtggtctgaggcaggcgttAGATTTTGAGCATTTTCAAGTGCATCGTTAATAATGATGGTTTTGCTAAACAGCTCAGAGATTTAACAATGATCGTACAAAGATTCTAATGATGAATTTAGCCTTAAGAAGCTTTTGTGAAACCGGGCCATGgataaaaacatctgctaaattcAAAAGTAtgtgttttacatacagatcttatattactgtattgaattataaaaaataaatattatatTATGCTGTTCTTTATTATACATGTAGCTATTTGTAACATTTtaactgtgtaaaacctagcagtacaacttatttctctgagagtgagacagatatatagcattttggaaaACAAACACACAATTATTTGTCGTTCTGAAATGAAACCATAGATATTAAACAAACACGTGTCTGTCATTGAATGCCATGATTAGCTAGTGAAAAAACACAACAATCTTTTTCATAATTTCTTTAAGCAATAAAAtcaaatttaccaacatttctgacaATGGATATATTGCGTTTTGGAATTAAACTTCTTATTTTTCCCTATTTGAGTTCAGAGTAAATGAGAGAAgaaatgtttgtctctgttgtgttgaagcccAATCAAGCGCAAGAGACCAGCCTCCCTTgcacccagctgtgtgtccatgaagagtgaccggTCTATGTTTCCTCCTATAAtgtttagagagggagacttttctactgaacaaaggtaagaagaactcatgggacatggtcagtgagttaaacaactCTGTCTCTAGTAATTTCTCctcccattttcccatttatttttgttgttttcataatccataTTCTAATCCTTTTTCGCATTTTCATAGTcataaaacaatattaaacaaaaacaacattcccttcctctgtgtgtgtgtgtgcgtgcgtgtgtgtttgagagagagagagagagacctccctggatgaggagatgtaatatcatgttttgtccacagttaccaacaggagagatcagagtcagagattctcagtggtcaatcttcccagagtcatcaaacagacctggcctccatattcaGTGTATGTAGTCCTtttatgtacatttgtttttgtttacctcaaGTAAAGTTGATCTGTAAATCATTCATTAATATGTCAATGAGAAAGCATTTATTATCTTGCTTAACTTAATGACTTAATTTATCTCAGTTGCTTGAAGAGAATATTATGACATTTGTGAAGAACGAGCTGAAGATGTTCAAGAggattcttagtccagaactcccagaaggctttgagTTTCAGAAGCAGGATATGGAAATGGTGGATGCTGAAGATGAGCagcaggagagcagtgccagagagggggctctgaagatcacactgcacatcctgaggaaaatgaaccagaaggagcttgctgacacactggagaaaagTAAGAGTTGTCTGCCTCATGATAAATGCTGTTTTATAACAAACATTTAAAAACTGTAGATAAAGTACAGCTAAAGTagctgtgtaactcaatgatattgtaacagccttaacacaacacctagtgacctcatcaAGTAGCAGCGGAATGTGTTGTGTTGATTATTTTAGACACAGAGAAGAGGAGTGAGACagtgaagaggagagacagaggagagacagagagagacaacatgaaTAATACCataaataataccaataataatataatcaatcactccagtgtgtaatgcattatgaaaacatttacacatttatacAGACAGTTAAGAGAATACATTATTATAATGTACAACACTATAACACCGTCCTACAATACTGTAGGCATTAAAACAGACGTAATATTAGTATCCTCTGTGTTATTTTTAGATTCAGTAGAGCTTGATGTGATTTGCCAACGTCaactcaaatctaatctaaagaaGAAATTTCAATGTAtatttgaggggatcgctaaacaaggaaacccaacacttctcaataagatctacacagagctctacatcacagagggtggaacaggagaggtcaataatgaacatgagctgagacagattgagacaacaaccaggaaacaagCAATACCAGAGAGAGGAATCAAATGTAACGACATCTTCAAACCCTTAACTGGACAAGACAAACCgatcagaactgtgctgacaaagggagtcgctggcattggaaaaacagtctctgtgcagaagttcattctggactgggctgaaggaaaagcaaatcaggatgtccaatttgtattttcattcccttttcgggagctgaatttgatgaaagGGGAAAAACACACTTTGATTGATCTTCTCAATCACttctcaatggaaaccaaagAATCAACAATCTCCAACTATGACAagtacaaagttctgttcatcttcgatggtctggatgagtgccgactgcccctagacttccagaagaacaagatcTGTTGTGACGTCACAAAGTCAACTTCAGTGGACgttctgctgacaaatctcatcaagggaaatctgcttccctctgctctcctctggataactacccgacctgcagcagccaataagatcccttcagggtgtgttgaccaggtgacagaggtacgagggttcaatgacccacagaaggaggagtacttcaggaagagattcaggGATAaggacctggccagcagaatcatctcacacataaagacatcaaggagcctccacatcatgtgccacattccagtcttctgttggatttctgcaacagtccttgaacacatgctgaaacataagagagaagagatgcccaagactctgactgagatgtacacacaccttCTGGAGTTTCATACCAAATGGAAGAATGAAAAATATCTTGGGAAAGAAGAGGCAGGTCCTGACTGGAGtaaagagagcattctgtcactgggaaaactggcttttcaacagcttgtgaaAGGCAATATGATTTTCTATAAAGAAGACCTGAAAGAGgctggcattgatgtcaatgaagcctcagtgtactcaggattgtgcacacagctctttaaagaggaatgtgggctgtaccaggacaaggtgtactgctttgtgcatctgagcattcaggagtttctggctgctgtatatgtgCTCATCTCATAcatcaacaacaatgagaatctaATGGCCAAACCGCAATCAACTTCCAGTAACTTTACTGCACTGTTCAGAGACAAGCCTGAAGTTGCTTTCTAcaagagtgctgtggataaagccttacaaagtgaaacaggaaacctggaccttttcctccgcttccttctgggcctctcactggagtccaatcacAAGCACTTACGAGGTCTACTGACAAAGACAAGAAGCAGCTCACAGAGCCATGAAGAAACAGTCAAGTACATCAAGGAGAAAATCAGGGAGAATCCCTCTCCAGAGAGGtgcatcaatctgttccactgtctgaatgaactgaatgaccattctctagtggaggagattCAAAGCTACCTGAGATCAGGAAGTGTCTCAAAAGCCAAACTgtcacctgcacagtggtcagctctggtctttgtgttgctgacaTCAGAGAAGGAGGtggatgtgtttgacctgaagaaatactccagatcagaggaaggtcttctgaggctgctgccagtgATCAAAGCTTCCAGAGCTGCTCTGTGAGTACAAACATGACATTTAAGTACCAATCATCAGGAAGAAATATTCCGTTTAGAGAACTGATATTGAAAAACTAGATTGAAAAACATTTTGAATCAATGCATTGATGTTCACATAACTATAACGATATGACCATACAATTGTGGTAGAAGGAAgatgaatctatatgttgtttGAGAGAATTAACCATTCTCCttctacactactggtgttaaattAACAGTGTGTTTTTGACATCATGATGATCTTTctgtcaggctgtcaggctgtggagtcacagaggaaggctgtgcttctctggtctcagctctggagtcaaacccctcacacctgagagagctggatctgagtaacaatgacctgaaggattcaggagtgaagcttctctctgctggactggggaatccccactgtaaactggagactctgaggtcagtattcctgtagttggtcaacaagtgataactgttcaccagatccacatgtgttttccaggcacacatagtccacaccatatgtgtttggacagtgaagcttacagttttacatttgtcgctatgctccagcattttggatatgACATAGAATGTTTGATATTAGGCGACAGTACAGTGTgttaccttttatttgagggtaatggtgagaggttagcatgttttgttgtagcctctgtaaaactctcactcattattattcatgattcatacATGATTTTCTTAATCATGGCACCATCAGGATTAATTTagtagtgtttagaaacatgttatcTACTCACTTAGACAGATGATTAATCCAGTCATCATCCACCATTCAGTTACTATTGGTCAaaacataacccaaaacacaaccaaaacaaactgcaaatgcaaccCACGAGTTTggaaccaaatactaaacttttgacgaCTTTAATACACTGTAAGTGAATTGGTCAGAATAGttatgacttcttcaaatggggggactagatacataaagtgctttaatTTCTAAACTGTGAAaaagatatgtatgaaaataccctcaaataaaaggtgacattatatactgtcacctcatatgaaacatttgatctccaatccaaaatgctGGATTATAGAGCCAAATCAAAATGTTTTCTTCACGGTCAAACTAGATATGTTTTGGACTGTATACTCAaaac
It encodes:
- the LOC129831434 gene encoding NLR family CARD domain-containing protein 3-like, which encodes MTFVKNELKMFKRILSPELPEGFEFQKQDMEMVDAEDEQQESSAREGALKITLHILRKMNQKELADTLEKNSVELDVICQRQLKSNLKKKFQCIFEGIAKQGNPTLLNKIYTELYITEGGTGEVNNEHELRQIETTTRKQAIPERGIKCNDIFKPLTGQDKPIRTVLTKGVAGIGKTVSVQKFILDWAEGKANQDVQFVFSFPFRELNLMKGEKHTLIDLLNHFSMETKESTISNYDKYKVLFIFDGLDECRLPLDFQKNKICCDVTKSTSVDVLLTNLIKGNLLPSALLWITTRPAAANKIPSGCVDQVTEVRGFNDPQKEEYFRKRFRDKDLASRIISHIKTSRSLHIMCHIPVFCWISATVLEHMLKHKREEMPKTLTEMYTHLLEFHTKWKNEKYLGKEEAGPDWSKESILSLGKLAFQQLVKGNMIFYKEDLKEAGIDVNEASVYSGLCTQLFKEECGLYQDKVYCFVHLSIQEFLAAVYVLISYINNNENLMAKPQSTSSNFTALFRDKPEVAFYKSAVDKALQSETGNLDLFLRFLLGLSLESNHKHLRGLLTKTRSSSQSHEETVKYIKEKIRENPSPERCINLFHCLNELNDHSLVEEIQSYLRSGSVSKAKLSPAQWSALVFVLLTSEKEVDVFDLKKYSRSEEGLLRLLPVIKASRAALLSGCGVTEEGCASLVSALESNPSHLRELDLSNNDLKDSGVKLLSAGLGNPHCKLETLRLSGCGVTEEGCTSLVSALKSNPSHLRELDLSNNDLNNSGVNLLSDGLGNPHCQLETLRLSFCLVTEEGCASLASALKSNPSHLRELDLSYNHPGDSGVRLLSAGLEDPHCRLEKLNVEYGGEYTMKPGLRKYACDLTLDPNTVNIHLSLSEENTKVTWRRERQPYPDHLERFEDCGQVLCREGLTGRCYWEVEWSGSVAIIGVTYKGISRRGGGMDCLIGWNDKSWSLFCSYNSYKAYHNNNPTTIDVPPSSPHRVGVYLDWPAGTLSFYRVSSDSLTHLYTFHTTFTETLYPGFRVWFEDSSVSLCQVVPVSNTT